From a single Micromonospora sp. WMMD1102 genomic region:
- a CDS encoding beta-galactosidase: MTGLVPNVEGLSYGGDYNPEQWPEEVWPQDVALMREAGVNLVTVGVFAWAWLEPAPGSYDFDRLDRIMDLLHSGGIRVCLATATASPPPWFSAAHPETLPVDADGRQLSYGSRQAICASSPVYRQAALALTEQLGRRYARHPALAVWHVHNEYACHNPHCYCDVSAEAFRHWLRHRYGDLDALNTAWGTAFWSQTYTDWAQVLPPRATPTSSNPGQVLDFRRFSSDEHLACFTAERNALHRLSPGVPVTTNLMTASCVDLDHWTWGPELTGPDRLLSNDHYLLGEYPLEPPAQIAFAADLSRSLAGGPWLLMEHSTSAVNWQPRNLAKPAGQLVRDALAHVARGSEGALFFQWRASRAGSEKWHSAMLPHAGTDSKVWREVVELGRHLRALAEVEGSRTEAEVAVLLDYPSVWAQEAANQPSTDMVAFDEIRRWHSALWRAGFTADLAPPGADLSRYKLVLAPSLYLVDDAAVGNLTGYVDSGGTLVVGPYSGLVDACDRVRPAPLPGAFAELLGIRVEEFFPLPTAGTVRLDDGTSAAVWTEVLAAPQAEVLASFDTGPVAGGPAITRRAVSGGGTAWYLGTRLEQTALGVLLSRVAAEAGAGPTGPVVPGVEQIRRRHPDGRSYLFLLNRSDRPAEVDAAGTDLLTGTEWAGPTRVGPRGVAVLAQRPAAPAHAATAAAAAQATAEATAADEPAGTP, from the coding sequence GTGACCGGTCTGGTGCCGAACGTCGAGGGCCTGAGCTACGGCGGGGACTACAACCCGGAACAGTGGCCCGAGGAGGTCTGGCCGCAGGACGTGGCGCTGATGCGCGAGGCCGGGGTCAACCTGGTCACCGTCGGCGTCTTCGCCTGGGCCTGGCTCGAACCCGCACCAGGGAGCTACGACTTCGACCGGCTGGACCGGATCATGGACCTGCTGCACTCCGGTGGCATCCGGGTCTGCCTGGCCACCGCCACCGCCTCGCCACCGCCCTGGTTCTCCGCCGCCCACCCGGAGACGCTGCCGGTGGACGCCGACGGGCGGCAGCTCAGCTACGGCAGCCGGCAGGCGATCTGCGCCAGCTCACCGGTGTACCGGCAGGCCGCCCTGGCGCTTACCGAGCAGCTCGGCCGGCGCTACGCCAGGCATCCGGCGCTGGCCGTCTGGCACGTGCACAACGAGTACGCCTGCCACAACCCGCACTGCTACTGCGACGTCTCGGCCGAGGCGTTCCGCCACTGGCTACGGCACCGGTACGGCGACCTCGACGCCCTCAACACGGCCTGGGGTACGGCGTTCTGGTCGCAGACGTACACCGACTGGGCGCAGGTGCTGCCGCCCCGGGCCACCCCGACCTCGTCCAACCCCGGACAGGTGCTGGACTTCCGGCGGTTCAGCTCGGACGAGCACCTGGCCTGCTTCACCGCCGAACGGAACGCGCTGCACCGGCTCTCCCCCGGCGTACCGGTGACCACGAACCTGATGACCGCGAGCTGCGTCGACCTGGACCACTGGACCTGGGGCCCGGAGCTGACCGGCCCGGACCGGCTGCTCTCCAACGACCACTACCTGCTCGGCGAGTACCCGCTCGAACCGCCGGCCCAGATCGCCTTCGCCGCCGACCTGAGCCGGTCGCTGGCCGGCGGCCCGTGGCTGCTGATGGAGCACTCCACCAGCGCGGTCAACTGGCAGCCGCGCAACCTGGCCAAGCCGGCCGGTCAGCTGGTCCGGGACGCGCTGGCGCACGTGGCCCGGGGCTCGGAGGGCGCGCTCTTCTTCCAGTGGCGGGCCAGCCGGGCCGGCTCGGAGAAGTGGCACTCGGCGATGCTGCCGCACGCCGGCACCGACTCGAAGGTCTGGCGCGAGGTGGTCGAGCTGGGCCGGCACCTGCGGGCGCTGGCCGAGGTCGAGGGCTCCCGGACCGAGGCCGAGGTCGCGGTGCTGCTGGACTACCCGTCGGTCTGGGCCCAGGAGGCGGCCAACCAGCCGAGTACCGACATGGTGGCCTTCGACGAGATCCGCCGGTGGCACAGCGCGCTCTGGCGGGCCGGGTTCACCGCCGACCTGGCCCCGCCGGGTGCCGACCTGAGCCGCTACAAGCTGGTGCTGGCCCCCTCCCTCTACCTGGTCGACGACGCCGCGGTCGGCAACCTCACCGGGTACGTCGACTCCGGCGGCACCCTGGTCGTCGGCCCGTACAGCGGGCTGGTGGACGCCTGCGACCGGGTCCGGCCGGCCCCGCTGCCGGGCGCCTTCGCCGAGCTGCTCGGCATCCGGGTCGAGGAGTTCTTCCCGCTGCCGACCGCCGGCACCGTACGCCTGGACGACGGCACCTCGGCGGCGGTCTGGACCGAGGTGCTGGCCGCACCGCAGGCCGAGGTGTTGGCCAGCTTCGACACCGGGCCGGTTGCCGGCGGTCCGGCGATCACCCGACGGGCGGTCTCCGGCGGCGGCACCGCCTGGTATCTCGGCACCCGGCTGGAGCAGACCGCGCTGGGCGTCCTGCTGTCCCGGGTCGCGGCCGAGGCGGGTGCCGGGCCGACCGGTCCGGTCGTACCCGGGGTTGAGCAGATCCGGCGGCGGCACCCGGACGGGCGGTCGTACCTCTTCCTGCTCAACCGCTCCGACCGGCCGGCGGAGGTCGACGCGGCCGGGACCGACCTGCTGACCGGCACCGAGTGGGCCGGTCCGACCCGGGTCGGACCGCGCGGCGTCGCGGTGCTGGCACAGCGGCCGGCCGCACCAGCACACGCCGCGACAGCGGCGGCTGCAGCACAGGCAACGGCAGAGGCAACGGCAGCGGACGAGCCGGCCGGTACACCCTGA
- a CDS encoding DeoR/GlpR family DNA-binding transcription regulator produces MLAQQRQEAILGRVRATGGVRVTELAGEFGVSDMTIRRDLEALAERGLLAKVHGGATTARPGSTDEPGFAAKSVRQQAEKAAIAAEAARLVTAGMAVALSAGTTTAELARRLAGVPALTVLTNSIPVAEILHRSGRPDQTVVLTGGVRTPSDALVGPVAVATIRSLHLDLVFLGVHGMSERAGFSTPNLLEAETNRALLAAADRLVVLADSTKWATVGISSFAGLAEAHTVVCDTGLPEPAREVLRAHVPELLLCEVAR; encoded by the coding sequence ATGCTCGCCCAGCAGCGCCAGGAGGCGATCCTGGGCCGGGTCCGGGCCACCGGCGGGGTGCGGGTGACGGAGCTGGCCGGCGAGTTCGGCGTCTCCGACATGACCATCCGGCGCGACCTGGAGGCGCTTGCCGAACGCGGCCTGCTGGCCAAGGTGCACGGCGGGGCGACCACCGCCCGGCCCGGCTCCACCGACGAGCCAGGCTTCGCGGCCAAGTCGGTGCGGCAGCAGGCCGAGAAGGCCGCCATCGCGGCCGAGGCCGCCCGGCTGGTCACCGCCGGGATGGCGGTCGCGCTCTCCGCGGGTACGACCACCGCCGAGCTGGCCCGCCGGCTGGCCGGGGTACCGGCGCTGACCGTGCTGACCAACTCGATCCCGGTCGCCGAGATCCTGCACCGGTCCGGGCGCCCGGACCAGACGGTGGTGCTGACCGGCGGGGTACGCACCCCGTCCGACGCCCTGGTCGGGCCGGTGGCGGTGGCCACCATCCGCTCGCTCCATCTGGACCTGGTCTTCCTCGGGGTGCACGGGATGAGCGAGCGGGCCGGGTTCAGCACCCCGAACCTGCTGGAGGCGGAGACCAACCGTGCCCTGCTGGCCGCGGCGGACCGGCTGGTCGTGCTGGCCGACTCGACGAAGTGGGCGACGGTGGGGATCTCGTCCTTCGCCGGGCTGGCCGAGGCGCACACCGTGGTCTGCGACACCGGCCTGCCCGAACCGGCCCGGGAGGTCCTCCGGGCACACGTACCGGAACTACTGCTCTGTGAGGTGGCACGGTGA
- the galT gene encoding galactose-1-phosphate uridylyltransferase: MRRTAVQLADGRELIYFDERPDTVREGPDRRDLPLPPPASQLRYDPLVDEWVAVAAHRQDRIFLPPSDKCPLCPSTPERSGEVPAYDYDVVVFENRFPSFSDRPGDLPGEITPFTAVRPGTGRCEVICFTADHSASFGTLPPSRVRTVLEALADRTAALSGLPEVEQVFCFENRGVEIGVTLHHPHGQVYAYPFLPPRSRAMLAAARRHAERTGGRNLYADVLAAERAAGDRVVLANEHWTAYVPAAARWPFEVHVAPHRPVPDIPALDDAERDAFGPLYLDLLRRLDRLFDRPLPYISAWHQAPVHADPALAHLHLQVFSIRRAADKLKYLAGSESAMGVFVNDIAPERAAELLRAAG; this comes from the coding sequence GTGAGGCGGACGGCGGTGCAGCTGGCCGACGGGCGCGAGCTGATCTACTTCGACGAGCGCCCGGACACGGTCCGGGAGGGGCCGGACCGGCGGGACCTGCCGCTGCCGCCGCCGGCCTCGCAGCTGCGCTACGACCCACTTGTCGACGAGTGGGTGGCGGTCGCCGCGCACCGGCAGGACCGGATCTTCCTGCCGCCGAGCGACAAGTGCCCACTGTGTCCGTCCACACCGGAGCGTTCCGGCGAGGTCCCGGCGTACGACTACGACGTGGTGGTCTTCGAGAACCGCTTCCCGTCCTTCAGCGACCGGCCCGGCGACCTGCCCGGCGAGATCACCCCGTTCACGGCGGTGCGACCGGGGACGGGACGGTGCGAGGTGATCTGCTTCACCGCCGACCACTCCGCGTCGTTCGGCACCCTGCCGCCGAGCCGGGTGCGTACCGTGCTGGAGGCGCTCGCCGACCGTACCGCCGCGCTGTCCGGGCTGCCCGAGGTGGAACAGGTCTTCTGCTTCGAGAACCGGGGTGTGGAGATCGGGGTGACCCTGCACCACCCGCACGGGCAGGTCTACGCGTACCCGTTCCTGCCGCCGCGCAGCCGGGCGATGCTGGCGGCGGCCCGCCGGCACGCGGAACGCACCGGCGGGCGCAACCTCTACGCGGACGTACTCGCCGCCGAACGGGCCGCCGGGGACCGGGTGGTGCTGGCCAACGAGCACTGGACGGCGTACGTGCCGGCCGCCGCCCGCTGGCCGTTCGAGGTGCACGTCGCGCCGCACCGGCCGGTACCCGACATCCCGGCGCTGGACGACGCCGAGCGGGACGCCTTCGGCCCGCTCTACCTGGACCTGCTGCGCCGGCTCGACCGGCTCTTCGACCGGCCGCTGCCGTACATCTCGGCCTGGCACCAGGCGCCGGTGCACGCCGATCCGGCCCTGGCCCACCTGCACCTGCAGGTGTTCAGCATCCGGCGGGCGGCCGACAAGCTGAAATACCTGGCCGGCTCGGAGTCGGCGATGGGAGTCTTCGTCAACGACATCGCGCCGGAACGGGCCGCCGAACTCCTCCGGGCCGCCGGCTGA
- a CDS encoding VOC family protein, whose protein sequence is MEQRVHFLTVATRDLDRARDFYVDGLGWTPTLDVPDEILFFQVAPGVVLGLFEAEAFAADLGAGTPLLPAPTGFTLSHNVESPAEVDRVLAQAAAAGGTIVKAGQRAAFGGYHGHFSDPNDLVWEVAHNPDWQVAEDGRVTLGPIEE, encoded by the coding sequence ATGGAGCAACGCGTGCACTTCCTGACCGTCGCCACCCGGGATCTGGACCGGGCCCGGGACTTCTACGTCGACGGGCTGGGGTGGACGCCGACGCTCGACGTACCGGACGAGATCCTCTTCTTCCAGGTGGCCCCGGGAGTGGTGCTCGGGCTCTTCGAGGCGGAGGCGTTCGCCGCCGACCTCGGTGCCGGTACGCCGCTGCTACCCGCGCCGACCGGGTTCACCCTGTCGCACAACGTCGAGAGCCCGGCGGAGGTCGACCGGGTGCTGGCCCAGGCGGCCGCCGCCGGAGGGACGATCGTCAAGGCCGGTCAGCGGGCTGCCTTCGGCGGCTACCACGGCCATTTCTCGGACCCGAACGACCTGGTCTGGGAGGTGGCGCACAACCCGGACTGGCAGGTGGCCGAGGACGGCCGGGTGACGCTGGGGCCGATCGAGGAGTGA